GGGGCCACGAGGTCAACGAGGGGTTTTTCGTTACCGGTTTGCTGCTTCCTCTGACCCTGCCGCCGACCATTCCCCTCTGGCAGGTGGCCACGGGGGCGATCTTCGGAGTGCTCATTGGCAAGGAGATCTTCGGCGGCACGGGAATGAACATCCTCAATCCGGCATTGACGGCCCGCGCCTTTCTGTTCTTCGCGTATCCGGCGGAGATTTCCGGAGATAAGCCCTGGATCGCCGCGAATTTCGTGGGCGTCGACGGTTTCTCCGGCGCGACCTGGCTTTCACGGGCCACAGTCGAGGGTGTCGCAGCCCTCGGAGAAGTCGGGAATGACCTCTGGTGGGAGGCGTTCTTCGGTTTCATCCCTGGATCGATGGGCGAAACATCGGCGGCACTCTGTCTCCTCGGTGCACTGGTTTTGGTGGTCACCCGAATCGGTTCGTGGAGAACCATGGCCAGCGTAACCGTCGGTACGATTGCCATGGCGTCGGTGCTCAACCTTGTCGGTTCCGATACCAACGCCTTCTTTGGCGTGCCTTTCTGGTGGCATCTGGTGCTTGGTGGCTGGGCCTTCGGCACCGTCTTCATGGCAACTGATCCGGTTTCGTCTGCCTTCACCAATCCCGGCAGATGGATCTACGGTTTCGGCATTGGCGTTATGGTGATTCTGGTGAGAGTCGTCAACCCGGCCTATCCGGAAGGGATGATGTTGGCAATTCTGTTCATGAATATGTTCGCACCGTTCATCGATCATTTCTTCGTGCAGGCGAACATCAAACGGAGGTTGGCGCGTCATGCGGCAGGACAGTAACCTCTACATAATTGGCTTCGCGACGGCCGTCTGCCTGGTATGTTCGATCGTCGTCTCGACCTCTGCAGTA
This genomic window from Acidobacteriota bacterium contains:
- a CDS encoding NADH:ubiquinone reductase (Na(+)-transporting) subunit B, which codes for MSTLRRFLDDLGDRLQSGGRLDRLYPLYEAIDTFLYTPDAVTTGTTHVRDALDLKRMMSVVMAALSPIVIFAMYNTGLQAHRAIMAGAQPLDTWQTQVFSAFGGSFTTDVWACLFHGGLYFLPIYIVGFAAGITVELIFASVRGHEVNEGFFVTGLLLPLTLPPTIPLWQVATGAIFGVLIGKEIFGGTGMNILNPALTARAFLFFAYPAEISGDKPWIAANFVGVDGFSGATWLSRATVEGVAALGEVGNDLWWEAFFGFIPGSMGETSAALCLLGALVLVVTRIGSWRTMASVTVGTIAMASVLNLVGSDTNAFFGVPFWWHLVLGGWAFGTVFMATDPVSSAFTNPGRWIYGFGIGVMVILVRVVNPAYPEGMMLAILFMNMFAPFIDHFFVQANIKRRLARHAAGQ